The Cervus elaphus chromosome 32, mCerEla1.1, whole genome shotgun sequence region cagctatttgtaaggccaaaCATAACTACCTTTAAAGATGCTGCTTTATGTACAACATAAGATGCTCACAACAGTATACGTACAGTGTACATACATTTTCCATTCTCAGTTTTCGTGTTAACAGTTGGCATAAATTTTGCCTCTGTGTATGCTAGGAACCATATAgtaatcattattattgttattattattattactttagcaacttatttaaataaaaattttaaatttgagaaatatCACATATTTACTATGCCACAAACTTTTCATTCTTTGGCTTACATTCAAGTTTCCATAaggtataatttttatttgcttgaagaaattttaaaatatttaatagattgCAGGTTCACGAATGACAAATTATGCCAAGTTTTATAGgtctaaaatgtttatttcatctAATTATTTGAAGAATGTTTAACCTATGCATAGAATTCCAGAGTGAGAGCTTGCGTGTATTTCAATGTATGTGTCCTTTTTCCTACTCAGTTTTCATTGAGAATCTTGAATCTGTGGGCTTACTGTTTTAATCAACTTTGAAAATTTGGCAAgtatttcttcccttctttctttctgcttcccTACTCTGACTCCACTTATACATGTTAAAATGCCTTATATTTCCCACAGTTCCCTGAAATTTTGTcgttcttcttttccttcccttttcttttctttcttttttttttcttgatgtgcttcattttaagaaatttctattttaatgtcTTCTAGATTGCAGATTATTCTTTGATGTCAAATATGTTCTTAATATCAACCactgatatatttatttcatttattgtagttttaaactcttaaaatgtcatctgtgtcttttttataCCTCTGATTTAAGCCTTTTTTTAATGCtcatattttcctgtatttcctcaaaaaaatggaacataattatatatatacatatatattttttcaattcttCTACAAGAtccatcttctcttttttttcaggttttattttattttatttttttcattaaaattttttaattgaagtataggtgaCTTACAAtatttgtttcagatgtacaacacagtgattctaTATTTGTACAGGTTATGCATCATACAAAggtattacagtattattgactgtattctttGTACCATAAGTTACAtccttgtgacttatttattttataactggtaaatatcttttaatccccttcacctattgCACCCATCCTCCCATTCTTCTCCCTTCcggcaaccactagtttgttctctgtatctatgagtctgtttctgaggTTGGggggctcattttttttttttttatattttagattccacatataagtgaaaacatacagtattcatctttctctgacttatttcacttagcataataccctacagatccatccatattgtcacaaattgcaagatttcattcttttttatggctaagtggTTTTGGGAAAACACGAtagctatatgtaaaataaaactagACCATTTTTTCACATCgtttacaaaaataaagtcaaaatgaattaaagacttaaatataagatctaaaaccataaaacatctagaagaaaacataggtggtatgttctttgcagtcagtcttagcaatattttcttttttgatcagtctcctcaggcaaggacaacaaaagcaaaaataaacaaatgggaccatatgaaactaaaaagcttttgcacagcaaagggaaccatcAGCAAGACAAAAAACTAGAAGATACTGGCAAATGAtatgtctgataaggggttaatatccaaaatatattaagaactcAGACAACTCAATACAAACAATCTGATtacaaaatgggcagaagatctaaatagacattttccaaagaagacacacagatgaccaacaggcacatgaaaagatgctcaacatcactaatcacgaGGGAAATGCGAATCAAAACTACCTCAAATGCAATGAAACAGCaccttacacctgtcagaatgccACACTTTTTAGTGAATACTGTTTGCTGTTTTGGAATTCTCCCGTTTTCAGGTCTTTCAGATGGCCAACTCTTTCTGCTTACACAGATGCCCATTACTAGTTGATCTTGTAGTTATGATGATCTTCCCTTACCTGACGTTGTCTTGGCTATTCCCTGATCTGGTAATGCTCCAAATTTCCGATGCTGTTCATACCAGTCATTCACTGTCATAGATGCCAGACTTGGATAACCAGTTCCAAATACTTTGGCTTGGGCCATGTTCCGAGTGAGAACAAACGGTTTCATTGGAGGCCTGTCCTGACGAGATGACTGAGAAGTTGATGCCTCTTTTGTGGAGTCTTTTTCTCTCAAGATCTGTATCTCCTGGTCAATGCTCTCAATCTCTTCTAAGCTGATACCAATCCACCTTCGAAGGTGAAGGAGGTAATATTCACGAACATGCTCATCATCTGCTTGACCAATTTCCACAGCAGATTTCAGTGCAGACAACCTATTCTCCACCTCCTTCTTCTGCTTGTATCTCTCTATTTTAGCCTGTCTCTGAGATGCCATAACAACGATGCTAGGATAGGCCATGGAGGAATTAGCAGTGTTATTTTCAGTTGAGTTGGTCTTGGTTTTGGGCAGCTCAAACTCTGCCACATGATAGTGCTGGCACTGAGTTAAGTAGTTTAAAAAGTGTTCTCGAGCCCACTGCAAATGATCTAGACGCTTGCTGGGACTGACTTGTTTCATGGCAAACGCTCCTTGAAATGCTGGCACCATCAGGTACTTCAGGTCGGTGGACGCGATCTCCTCCAAATCTTCATTTTGGCTGAACAAGTCGAGCTGCGACAACATTTCAGCAGCCTTCTTCAGAAGATCCAGTCCCTTGAACACCTTATCTTGGATTATTCGGGAGCCGGTGGGCTCTGTTGCGATTTCCAGTTCGTCCAAAAGCTGTTTGCTGGTTTCGAACAGTTCAGGTAGCAGCGGTAACAGTAACTCGTCTTCGGCTGCGGCCATCTTAGGGAGGGAGGAACCCGGAAAGCCTCACTTCCGGGGTCAAAGGCAACCCTGGGAAAGCTGAGCTAGGCGAGAGATGAAGAAACCGGAAGGGGCGCTGCGTTGGGTCAGTAGCTCCATTGTTACCTAAGCGTCTGAAAACTTCCGTAGGCTGCTGTTAAGTCAGCCTAGCAACCGTTTCCATGGACTCATTTTGTCATGCTGCCTATTACTAGTAGACATCTGTGAATGATACACACAcgcaaataaaaaagcaaaccCCAGGCGCTGCTTTTCGCGTGACTCCTCGTCGCCGACTGTGCCATTGGTCTGAGGAGCAGGTGTGACGAGGCTGAATTTGGAGCCAGGGCGGGCGCGAGAAGGCAGGAGCACTCCAGGAGCCGGCCAGGCGAGCGCCTTACCTCGTGAGGCGCTCCCTGGCCACAAGGGCCAGGGCGGCCAGGGGCTCCGAACTCCGCGCAGCTTGCTGGGTTCGCAGGTctccaggttttatttttaatgactattaTTTCTCCGGTTTATGTATCTCATTTGCTttacttttcattaatttttattagatacTGGACAGGTTCTGTTTTTGCAAGGTGagttttttatttctcatgtattgtgttttgttttatgagGCATTTGAGCCATTTGCAGATTAGTTTGATCCTATCAAAACTTATTTTCATGATCTTTTAGTAGAGCCATGCTCTGccctgcttagtcactcaatcgtgtccggctctttgtggccccgtggactgtagcccaccagcctacTCTGTCcacgggggttctccaggcaagaatcctggggtgggttgccatttccttctccaagagtgGCCTATTTTGGCCCTACTTTTATGGTTTCTCCTTACTAAGGGCTCTACTGAATGTCTCTTTATCAAAATGGTCTCTactgatcagaaagagaaaaataaacatagtagattaacatatatatatatatggaatctagcagagaaggcaatggcaccccagtccagtactcttgcctggaaaatcgcttggacggagaagcctggtgggctacagtccatggggttgctaagagtcggacacgactgaacgacttcactttcccttttcactttcatgcattggagaaggcagtggcagcccactccagtgttcttgcctggagagtcccagggacggcggagcctggtgggctgccatctatggggtcgcacagagtcagacacaactgaagtgatgcagcagcagcatggaatctagaaaaatggtactgaagaacttattttcaGGGCAGTAATAGATGCAGACATAGGGAATGGACTCTTGGACATGGTGGGGGaagtgtgaaaatgaaagtgaaagtcgctcagtcatgtccaactctttgtgacccccatggactgtatcctgccaggctcctctgtccatgggattctccaggccagaatactggagtgggtagcagttcccttctccaggggatcttcccaacccagggatcaaacccaggtctcctgaattgtgggcagattctttaccctctgagccaccagggaagcccagggggaAGGagtggagtggggggggggggggggtggaaactgagagagtaacattgaTATAAACACACCACCAtgtgggaagctgctgtaagcccaaggagctcagctcactgccctgtaatgacctagaggggtgggtggaGAGAAGGTAAGGGATACTTGTGTACTTCTGGCTGattcagaaattaacacaacactgtaaagcaattatctttcaattaaaatttttttaaaaggtgcttATTAGCATATGAACAATGCTGTAAGCTTCCCTGTGAGCTTGGGAAAATTTTCATCTCACAGTTGCTTTGTAATTTTTCCTTTCCCCAAATTCTTCTGCCTATCCACCTTGAATTTCAGTGTAAGATTCTAAGTTGGCCAAACACTTAGTGGTGTCACCTGCAAAGAATTCTGGACCCCACTTTTCCTGAAAGGCAAAGGTCCTCCAGGCTTCAATTTAGCCACTGCTGACTTGCTGAAGTCTACTCTCCTCTCCTGAAGCCGAGTGAAATTTCTGTTGTCTACTTGGATTCCTGTTCCCTGAAGGACAGCACAGCACTTGTCTGCAGGCAAAAAGTATATATGAAGGCCACATACACCTTGTATACTTCCCATCTCCCAGCACCTTCTGTGCCTCTCTgcagttttctaaatgtttatgaTGAGAGATTAATTTCTGGCCTGTTTCTCCCATGTGTATGAAGCAGAGGCTTTctgatatagtttttttttttttttttttttttaacaaaatgacATAATCTCTACATTTGAGCATATAAACATTGCATAGGAGAATTCAAAACATTTCAAAGCTAAATCTAAAACATTCAAGCATGACagcataaaaatattcaaaacaaccTGATCTGGGTTACTATACAATTCCATAAAATTACAGTTAGGTATAAACCTTCAGTAAATACTGCTATTCCCATAACTCTGTATAAAATAGGATTCCAAAGAAGCATGCTCGGATAGCAGAAAGACCAATTTTTTCTAAGacaacatttattaaaatgtagaCCAATTGGGGCATTTGGGCTCATATACAGATAAGTCTTAAatctatgttttaaaatcttgttcCTTGGTTTCTACTcatctttcttaaaaaagaaaatacccttTTATGATAACTTGTACTTCACCCAACAAAAGTGGGCATAAAATGATACTGGTGACAAAAGTCTGATAAAGCtttaaagttaaatgaaaatCCTCTcaagcagtatttttaaaattatgtctgaTGCTCTATATGATTATAACATACTGGCTTTAAAAATTCTGAGATTCTAATATCAACTGGTGAGTTGCAGCTAAATTATTGTATTCAAAGATCATTATACAAGCCCTGCTTAACTTGATCTACCAAAAGCAGAGGACATGTTAAGGGAGAAATTTCAAAGTCATTGTAAAGACAAATCATTCTGTATAAGCTTTTCATGTGGTGAAGATCTATAGTCAACCTAAAAGAACATGTAatgtataattatatttaaaaggaaacattACATCTGgaataaaagaacagaaaaaatgcCTCCCCTAGTGTTCTTTCCATTAGATCAAAGTACCTAAAATTTTACTTCTTACATTTACTATCCTTTTAGTTTAaaaggggcatccctggtggctcagatggtaaagaatctgcttacaatgtgggggacccaggtttgatccttgggttggcaagaacccctggagaagggaatggctacccactccagtattcttgcagggaaagtcccatggacagaggagcctgccaggctatataATCAATGGTgtcgcaagagtaggacatgattgagcgactaacaatgtcattaaaataaatgtctttactTTTAGGTACCTAAAGGTttaatctacttctgcttcattgactgtgctaaagtctttgactgtgtgatcacaacaaactgtggaaaattctttaagagatgggaataccagaccccttgacctgcctcctgtgaaacctgtatgtagaTTAAGAAatagcagttagaactggagatggaacaatgggctggttcccaattgggaaaggactatgtcaaggctatatactgtcaccctgcttatttaacttctatgcagagtatcatgagaaatgctgggctggataaagcacaagctggaatcaagattgccaggagaaataccaataacttcatatatgcagatgacactacccttatggcagaaagcaaagaggaactaaagagcctctttatgaagtgaaagaggagagtgaaaaagctggcttacaactcaacattcagaaaatgaagatcatagcctCTGGtgccatcacgtcatggcaaatagattgggaaaccatggaaacagagacagacttcattttctcgggctccaaaatcactgcagatggtgactgcagccatgaaattaaaagaggcttgctccttgaaagaaaagctatgacaaatctagacaacatattcaaaagcagagacctttttttttttttttttgccaacaaaggtccatatagtcaaagctatggtttttccagtagtcatatatggatgtcaGTTGGAACataaagctgagtgcagaagatttgatgcttttgaactgtgatgttggagaagactcttgagagtcccttggactgcaaggagatccaaccagtccatcctaaaggagatcagtcctaaatattcattggaaggactgatgctgaagctgaaactccaatactttggccacctgatgtgcagagctgactcaggtctttgaaaagactctgatgctgggaaagaatgaaagcaggagatgaaggggatgacagaggatgagatggttggatcgtgtcactgacttgatggacatgagtctgaacaaattcagggagatggtgaaggacagggaagcctggcatattgcagtctatggggtagcaaagagtcagacatgaatgagcgactaaacaacaacaacaaaatatttaatactaaTAAATAAAGTACTAGTAGGATAATAAATGTTCAAAAAGGAGCTCTGTGGAAGAAATTGAACAACTATAGAAGACCCAATGGGCTTGTGCTTATAAATAGGCTCACTAGAGCTGCTGTTCTCATCAAagaagcagaatgggaaagaaaagatTATTGAGTGGCACTTGTTAAGATACTCTAAGGAGGATTTTATTCAAGGGAAGACTACCTTGATAGGAACAGTGACCACTGTGATGGAATTCTGCAGCAGGGAGACCAGGCTCCACTGTGAGTACACATGAACAAgtgggactgtagcccaggaaAAGCGGGGATCTCAGTAGACATAAAGATACTAAGTGGAATGTCAGGAGTAAGGCAGCGATTCTGACCAACCTGACCTAACAGGACTCTAGTGAGGGCAGATCAGGGTGATCACATATGATCTGGGGATCACGGGGCATGAGGAACCGATCAGAATTCAAGGCTGAGCAGAATGGAGGAAGTGCACAAGTGAACACAGAAACCAGGTCTAGTTGAAAATGAGCTCAAAAGCATGAGCAGTGTTTGGTCAATGACAGGATGTTTGTCAGGATGGTGGgggctcttctctctctctcatacacacacacacacatacacgtgcaCACGTCAGAAGACATTTGAAAATGTCCAGTGCCTGGAGGTATTTTCAGTTGTCACAAATGAGGTTAAGTACTGCTGTGGTGCTAGAGGTcaagaacgtgcctgccaatgcaggagaggaaaaagacacaggtttgacccctgggttgggaagatcccctaaagaagggcatggcaacccactccagtattcttgcctggagaattccatagacagaggagcctggcaggctagtgcatggggccacagagtcaggtacgactgaagtgacataacacacacacactgctataaCCTAGTGTTAAGTAAATGTGTGAATGAACAAATAGAGAAAGCCAATTAAATCATCATTCTATGCTCTTTTGCATATATCAGAGATGCCTCTGCCATTACAACTCATTCagcttaaaaaattaagttaagcAATGATAGCTTCCTCAAGCCTTCCAATTCctatcttcttaaaaaaaatcacaactgcTTGTACCAGGACttaatatcaataaaaataaaatatatacaagtacatttattttaatttaaacttattttaaagataGAGAACACACTTTCCAAATACTTATAATGTTTCAAAGCAGGACGAAGTCATGGATCAATTATAAAGCATTCTGATCACAGGTGTTAGGTGATCTTAGATCTCAGCAGTATGAAAATTCTCCAATCAAAACAAAGATGCAAGAGAAGTTCATGGGGAATTACAAATTCCTCAGTCATGATAAAATGTTCTATAAATTGGaaggtaaaaatgaatgaatatgcaGAAATGCTGAAAAAATTGGTAGTGTCTGAAAGTTCTCAAAAGTATTCTTCTTACTGTGACTTCACCCTAACCAGGACCTTTCTCATATTTTCTGTTCtgcatcatttaatttttctatgatcatatattttcattatgtTATAAAAATGCACACAAAATAGAACTTTCTCTTGTCAATATTCTTTACTTTCATTAATACTGACTTCTTTGATATGCATACAAATTCTCAGACTTGAAGTTTTTAGCAATGGAATACAAGTGTATTTTAACAAAACATTTCATTCTTGTTTAacaatatttgaaaacaaaattttttcaaattttccccTCCTGGCATTTCCaaatttgtcttttaattctgAAATGAGTCTCTTAATAAATTTGGTAGTTTCTTTACTGACTAATTACTTGAAAAAATGTAGAGTAATTGTATTGACTTCAGgcttcaagggggaaaaaatcaatcattcttcatttaatatttatttacttagcaaTTATTAATCAGAAGTTTAATGTTGTCTGGACTCACAGGCAACTGAGTTTGAgttaattgaatatttttaattaaagtaactGGACTATATCTATCCAACTGCAGATGGAGCCCCAAAGGCAGTACTTGCTTAAACAGTTAACCTAAATTAACATTTGAAGTGATGCACATGCTCAATAGCTTTGCAAGGAAAATTAGTTCAGTGGTTAATAACAGTGACTTACACACAGTACAATGGCTTAAGTTTAATATTGTCTTTTTGTTAAGCTTACTATTCAAATTAATTGACTCCAGTAAGCAAGCATAGAAAAATTAGTGGTTTAATTATAAGTGAAGACATTTTGCATTGTGACTACTAGTATTTTCAGGgaacagaaaaatcaagagatAGAGACTTTGGGTCTCTTGAGTTTTAGGGTGTTTTATTGCTTCAGAAGATGGCCAGATAGAATCTGTATACAAATCAAAATGGTTTTTTATATGCTCTGAAACTTTCTAATTTCAAATTTCTCTTGACTTACAATCTAAGCTTGCAAAAGCTGAAAtgtaattaagaaataaaatacggCAGGCCATGCGGTCATTGCTGATGAATGACGCGTCTCTGCTATATGCAGTAAGGAGCAGAGCCCAGGACATGGGTTCCACCAGGGTCGTTAATCAACATATTCACCCTGTCTGGAGTGCCTGACTGTAATAATAAATGGCACATAACACATTCCAAGTTTCAAAGAGaagattaattttattgaaatctaCCACTAGACCAAAAATAGACAGGCCATCTAAAAATAATTCCGAATTATAACGGGATTCCTAGTGACCTTCCTTGGTCACTGGCTGGGGCAACACAGCTATTTGAGTGATGAGTATTGAATGATAACGTGAAGTGAGAAGCaaaatggattctttatcatccaaccCAGGGATGTCTACAACGTCTATCATTTACGAATCGAAGCTGGTTAGAAGAGGTGTTCTGGGATCCCAGCAGGGGAAAAGATACCAATATTAGAACAGTACAAAATATGTCATTAAAGATTTTCATGTCACataattaaattcattttaagattAGTTCCCAGAACACTATCTTATTAGGATAAAAAAGAAGATCGGTAAATTctgagggttaaaaaaaaaaaagaaagaaaatcagacatgAAAATTCTGGAACATGGCAGATATCATAAAAACAGGTTGGATATAGAGTGTTGACATCCAGAGCAGATGAGAGCATCCAGGTTGGACTATGCTGGAGGGGGAAGGGAGTATGTCTTTCTTAAGAAAGGAGAGATGATCTTTCATTGTTTTGCCAAAAGTCGACCTATGATTAAACAACGGCAGCACTGATACTTCTATGTATGAGATCTATGTTCAATGTGGGGGAGTATGATTAGGCTCTTAGATTATAATCATGGAGCCAGAATAAACTTAAAAACAtgttcatctttcaggatctATTCAAGGTCACAGTTGCTTCTCGGTCCCCATTTTCTACGATCACCCTCAAGAATACTCTGCCACGTGCCACAGCCACGTGAACAAACTGACATTTCCAAACATGGTTTGTCATGGTTCTGTGAGATTGTGACGCAAGGTGGGGGGCAGAGCATGCCTGCCCAGGAACATGAGGAACAGACTTTTCTCCAGGTCATGCTGCTTCTTTCGTGAAGCTTTCACAGACTCCCCCAGATGTAACGATTCCAAGTTTGCACTGTATTCAGTTCAATATCTGGGGCTTCTTTATGTGTCTTTCACTTCACTGAACTCAAAATGCACTCTGGAGTCTGCGGCGGCTGAATACGTGTCTGCTGAAAGACCCCTTGGGGCAATTTGAAGTGGGGGATCAGAAGCTAGGCTGATCAcgtctttatttttctgcctcAGCTAATCTATATTTCTCCAGATTGGTCTCTTGCACCTGGATCCGGTATAGAGCGTGCTGTACAGAACAACTTAACttccacttttttatttttttgaaagaaagataCCTGTGAGCTGACATGTAACTTCAGAAGTTTACTGAGAAGGCACCAATGTGTATTCCAAGCAGGCAGGGTCCCTTATGATTGCCTCCAATATGCATTCAGCAGTAATTGGCTACCTGTCATTATTGGCTACCATTTATAGCTGTAAAGATTGTATTAGTTTTTGTCAGTGGGAAGAAGAGCTAACATTCATTAGGCAATGCACTTGGTTCAATACATTAGTGGCTGCTTGGCTTGCAGCGGAAAGGAAGATTGCAAAATAGTTTTCATAGTTGAGAACTGAAATGTTGCAGTTTCTAATAATGGAAAGCTTTGTTTAATTTCCATCATTTCCCTGTGTTCATTTACACAGGAACACAGGGCGTGAAGGTACTGACTGACAAGAGTCAGCTTGGAAAAATTCAGACTGAAAGCACCATTGAGAAAGG contains the following coding sequences:
- the LOC122687955 gene encoding immunoglobulin-binding protein 1-like; this encodes MAAAEDELLLPLLPELFETSKQLLDELEIATEPTGSRIIQDKVFKGLDLLKKAAEMLSQLDLFSQNEDLEEIASTDLKYLMVPAFQGAFAMKQVSPSKRLDHLQWAREHFLNYLTQCQHYHVAEFELPKTKTNSTENNTANSSMAYPSIVVMASQRQAKIERYKQKKEVENRLSALKSAVEIGQADDEHVREYYLLHLRRWIGISLEEIESIDQEIQILREKDSTKEASTSQSSRQDRPPMKPFVLTRNMAQAKVFGTGYPSLASMTVNDWYEQHRKFGALPDQGIAKTTSGKGRSS